The Arachis duranensis cultivar V14167 chromosome 2, aradu.V14167.gnm2.J7QH, whole genome shotgun sequence genome has a window encoding:
- the LOC107474751 gene encoding protein FAR1-RELATED SEQUENCE 5-like has protein sequence MFRHCMLADMEIEEFEAYWESMVNECGVREVEWVKDLYTKKHAWATAYIRGRFFAGVRTTSRCESLHAKLGRFVESRYGVLEFVRNFQRCVDFLRDTEDELDFRSWYGTPVLQTEFVELEKSGWTMFTREMFLRYRDSLKRCVRVRICEFDDSDNPHAYTLQKYRRPEMNWKVYRDHISNRFSCSCMRMESFGIPCVHILSVCVRLDLVEIPESLVLRRWSKASKLEIHNQCGEQQTAEPSVTYRTRLGAFSQLCKRLGRVACMSDEDFKLYSNKLMSDALFLEIKYGLRPLTDNMTTANDCGLKDPIRVRTKGTARMSQAGGSAPKTKRKCSTCGKLGHRRTRCPNGGAQPSTRNKESLAGRNKRKRTKVTT, from the coding sequence ATGTTTAGACACTGCATGCTGGCAGATATGGAAATCGAAGAGTTCGAAGCGTATTGGGAGTCAATGGTCAATGAGTGCGGTGTGAGGGAGGTTGAGTGGGTTAAGGACTTGTACACCAAAAAGCACGCTTGGGCAACCGCATACATTCGTGGTAGATTTTTTGCTGGAGTACGGACAACCTCTAGGTGCGAGTCACTACACGCCAAACTAGGGAGGTTTGTTGAGAGCAGGTACGGGGTGTTAGAATTTGTCAGAAATTTTCAAAGGTGTGTGGATTTTCTGCGTGACACCGAGGATGAGCTAGACTTTCGTTCATGGTACGGAACACCTGTGCTACAAACGGAGTTCGTTGAGCTGGAAAAGTCTGGATGGACTATGTTCACCCGCGAAATGTTTCTCAGATACCGGGATAGCCTGAAACGGTGTGTTCGTGTTAGAATATGTGAATTTGATGACAGTGACAACCCTCATGCATATACTCTTCAGAAGTATCGGAGGCCTGAGATGAATTGGAAGGTTTATAGGGACCATATCTCGAACAGATTTAGTTGCAGCTGCATGCGTATGGAGTCGTTTGGCATTCCTTGTGTGCATATCCTTTCCGTGTGTGTTAGGCTAGACTTGGTGGAAATCCCTGAAAGCCTTGTGCTGCGTAGGTGGTCTAAGGCATCCAAATTGGAGATCCATAACCAATGTGGTGAGCAACAAACTGCTGAACCAAGTGTGACCTATAGGACACGATTGGGTGCTTTCTCCCAGCTGTGTAAGCGTTTAGGGCGCGTTGCTTGCATGAGCGATGAAGACTTCAAGCTTTACTCAAACAAGCTTATGAGCGATGCTCTGTTCCTTGAAATAAAGTACGGCTTAAGACCATTAACGGATAATATGACAACAGCAAATGATTGCGGGCTGAAGGACCCCATTCGTGTCAGGACAAAAGGCACGGCTCGGATGAGTCAAGCAGGCGGTTCTGCGCCGAAAACGAAAAGAAAGTGCAGCACATGCGGGAAGCTCGGGCACCGGAGGACTAGATGCCCCAACGGAGGCGCGCAACCTTCAACGAGGAACAAAGAATCACTTGCTGGGAGAAATAAACGCAAGCGAACGAAGGTTACCACCTAA